A single genomic interval of Streptomyces graminofaciens harbors:
- a CDS encoding M48 family metallopeptidase, whose translation MGATLRALRALVLLAGFYLLGVLLLAALAGADYLLYLYDVPSGLASKLYLVSVLLAIPLVRGLFMLRTPKGEEPPGLAVSEADEPELWRTVRELADQVGTRAPSRIVLTADVNAAVGEDARLLGLLPGPRLLLLGVPLMQGLTEAQLRAVLAHELGHYSNADTRLAAITVRGRAQVLRTIEHFEERADRTAGRERARQEKKNAKKLAKGKQAKEIDTAGSGITYRAMAAIYMGYAKLYFRATLAGSRRQEYAADAAAARIVGRDATASALREIPALDAAFGFYMDRYATMGGGARLLPPRGEFFGGFGHMLNARQLELVGIRDDLPTEPVSAYDSHPPIADRVQRIEALPSDGRADEARGAALALLAAPERTLTALEDAVLADDVRQFRRAGDWQELLDAAMAEGFSSLDTPLHRALAMYTKEHPSLPALLKVIEDGQLWQLARRLPLSDQAAAANGRAFREFVRPALADALQSMALAELSTHALLSWEFSWEKPATVRLPAGPDGEETDLGAAIEAAVGDHPDTEPLRALLPPAPQGPAERETDAPR comes from the coding sequence ATGGGCGCGACCCTGCGCGCATTGCGCGCTCTTGTGCTGCTCGCCGGCTTCTATCTGCTCGGCGTGCTCCTGCTCGCGGCGCTCGCGGGCGCCGACTACCTGCTGTACCTGTACGACGTCCCGTCCGGCCTCGCCAGCAAGCTGTACCTGGTCTCCGTACTGCTGGCGATCCCGCTGGTGCGCGGCCTGTTCATGCTGCGCACCCCCAAGGGCGAAGAGCCGCCGGGGCTGGCGGTGAGCGAGGCCGACGAGCCCGAACTGTGGCGGACCGTACGGGAGTTGGCCGACCAGGTCGGCACCCGCGCGCCCTCGCGGATCGTGCTGACCGCCGACGTCAACGCGGCCGTCGGTGAGGACGCCCGGCTGCTCGGTCTGCTCCCCGGCCCGCGCCTGCTCCTGCTCGGCGTCCCCCTGATGCAGGGTCTGACCGAGGCGCAGCTGCGCGCGGTCCTCGCCCACGAGCTGGGCCACTACTCGAACGCCGACACCCGGCTCGCCGCGATCACCGTGCGCGGCCGCGCCCAGGTGCTGCGCACCATCGAGCACTTCGAGGAGCGCGCCGACAGGACCGCCGGACGCGAGCGGGCCCGGCAGGAGAAGAAGAACGCCAAGAAGTTGGCCAAGGGGAAGCAGGCCAAGGAGATCGACACCGCGGGGTCGGGCATCACCTACCGTGCGATGGCGGCGATCTACATGGGCTACGCGAAGCTCTACTTCCGCGCCACGCTCGCCGGTTCGCGCCGTCAGGAGTACGCCGCCGACGCCGCGGCCGCCCGGATCGTCGGCCGCGACGCCACCGCCTCGGCGCTGCGCGAGATCCCGGCGCTGGACGCCGCGTTCGGGTTCTACATGGACCGTTACGCGACGATGGGCGGCGGCGCCCGGCTGCTGCCGCCGCGCGGCGAGTTCTTCGGCGGTTTCGGCCACATGCTGAACGCCCGTCAGCTCGAACTGGTCGGCATACGCGACGACCTGCCCACCGAGCCGGTCTCGGCGTACGACTCGCACCCGCCGATCGCCGACCGCGTCCAGCGCATCGAGGCCCTGCCCTCCGACGGCCGCGCCGACGAGGCCAGGGGCGCGGCGCTCGCCCTGCTCGCCGCCCCGGAGCGGACCCTCACCGCTCTGGAGGACGCGGTCCTGGCGGACGACGTACGGCAGTTCCGGCGCGCCGGCGACTGGCAGGAACTGCTCGACGCCGCGATGGCGGAAGGATTCTCCTCCCTCGACACGCCGCTGCACCGGGCGCTCGCGATGTACACCAAGGAGCATCCGAGCCTGCCCGCGCTGCTCAAGGTCATCGAGGACGGCCAGCTGTGGCAGCTGGCCCGGCGGCTGCCGCTCTCCGACCAGGCCGCCGCCGCGAACGGCCGCGCCTTCCGCGAGTTCGTACGGCCCGCCCTCGCGGACGCGCTGCAGAGCATGGCCCTGGCCGAGCTGAGCACGCACGCCCTGCTGAGCTGGGAGTTCTCCTGGGAGAAGCCCGCCACCGTGCGTCTGCCCGCCGGGCCCGACGGCGAGGAGACCGACCTCGGCGCCGCGATCGAGGCGGCCGTCGGCGACCACCCTGACACCGAGCCGCTGCGCGCGCTCCTTCCCCCCGCTCCCCAAGGCCCCGCCGAGCGAGAAACGGACGCCCCGCGATGA
- the msrA gene encoding peptide-methionine (S)-S-oxide reductase MsrA, whose amino-acid sequence MLFGRTPQLPTREQALRGRAERPFSVPDRHTVLGNPLLGPYPEGLETADFGLGCFWGAERKFWQLPAGVFTTLVGYQGGFTEHPTYEEVCSGLTGHTEVVRVVYDPSVISYERLLQVFWESHNPTQGFRQGNDVGTQYRSAVYTHTPEQAAVAEASREAYQKVLAASGYGSITTEILPAKDRDFYPAEAYHQQYLDKNPAGYCGLGGTGVSCPIGVAPATPAAPVEG is encoded by the coding sequence ATGCTGTTCGGCCGCACCCCCCAGCTGCCCACCCGCGAGCAGGCCCTGCGCGGTCGCGCGGAGCGGCCGTTCTCCGTCCCGGACCGCCACACCGTCCTCGGCAACCCGCTCCTCGGCCCCTACCCCGAGGGCCTTGAGACCGCCGACTTCGGCCTGGGCTGCTTCTGGGGCGCCGAGCGCAAGTTCTGGCAGCTCCCGGCGGGCGTCTTCACCACCCTGGTCGGCTACCAGGGCGGTTTCACCGAGCACCCCACGTACGAGGAGGTCTGCTCCGGCCTGACGGGCCACACGGAGGTCGTCCGCGTGGTGTACGACCCCTCCGTCATCTCGTACGAGCGGCTGCTCCAGGTCTTCTGGGAGTCGCACAACCCCACGCAGGGCTTCCGCCAGGGCAACGACGTCGGCACCCAGTACCGCTCCGCCGTCTACACCCACACCCCCGAGCAGGCCGCGGTCGCCGAAGCCTCCCGCGAGGCCTACCAGAAGGTCCTGGCCGCCTCCGGCTACGGCTCGATCACCACGGAGATCCTCCCGGCGAAGGACCGCGACTTCTACCCGGCCGAGGCCTACCACCAGCAGTACCTGGACAAGAACCCGGCGGGTTACTGCGGGCTCGGCGGGACCGGGGTCTCGTGCCCGATCGGGGTGGCCCCGGCGACCCCGGCGGCCCCGGTGGAAGGCTGA
- a CDS encoding MBL fold metallo-hydrolase produces MPLQKVRPGTVHRVRPDISVLSDSLEVPGIGHLPVNAFVLLASEPMVVDTGLGLPDRDFLATLGSVLEPADVRWIWLTHPDRDHTGGIFELLEAAPKARLVTTFIGAGIMSCERPFPLDRLYLLNPGERLDLGDRTLIGFRPPLFDNPATVGFFDERSGVCFSSDCFGGPMPTAELAQADDARAAPVEDLRAAQLLWATVDSPWIENVDPDKYRAGFQPFLDREPDLVLSTHLPPAAGITGSMIDTLASAAGTPAFVGPDQAALEQMLAGFEPGGGGR; encoded by the coding sequence ATGCCCCTTCAGAAGGTCCGCCCGGGCACGGTCCACAGGGTCCGCCCGGACATCAGCGTCCTGTCCGACAGCCTCGAAGTACCCGGCATCGGACATCTCCCGGTGAACGCGTTCGTCCTGCTCGCCTCCGAGCCCATGGTCGTGGACACTGGCCTGGGCCTGCCCGACCGTGACTTCCTGGCGACGCTCGGTTCCGTACTGGAACCTGCCGACGTCCGCTGGATCTGGCTGACCCATCCCGACCGCGACCACACCGGCGGCATCTTCGAGCTGCTGGAGGCGGCACCCAAGGCACGCCTGGTGACCACGTTCATCGGCGCCGGGATCATGTCCTGTGAACGCCCGTTCCCGCTCGACCGCCTGTATCTGCTCAACCCCGGCGAGCGCCTCGACCTGGGCGACCGCACCCTGATCGGGTTCCGGCCACCCCTGTTCGACAACCCGGCCACGGTCGGTTTCTTCGACGAGCGCTCCGGCGTCTGCTTCAGCTCCGACTGCTTCGGCGGCCCGATGCCCACCGCCGAACTCGCCCAGGCGGACGACGCCCGCGCGGCCCCCGTGGAGGACCTGCGCGCCGCCCAGCTCCTGTGGGCCACGGTCGACAGCCCCTGGATCGAGAACGTCGACCCCGACAAGTACCGCGCGGGCTTCCAGCCCTTCCTGGACCGTGAGCCCGACCTCGTCCTCTCCACCCACCTCCCACCGGCCGCGGGCATCACGGGCTCGATGATCGACACCCTGGCCTCGGCGGCCGGCACCCCGGCGTTCGTGGGCCCGGACCAGGCGGCGTTGGAACAGATGCTGGCGGGGTTCGAGCCGGGGGGAGGTGGCCGCTAG
- a CDS encoding helix-turn-helix domain-containing protein: MDEQPEAVAAAGATGALDRRAELSEFLRTRRARLKPEDVGLPSFGRHRRVPGLRREELAQLAGVSVAYYTRLEQGNGRNVSAEVLDAIARALRLTGAEHAHLTHLAKPKAHKKKPSSRPQQVRGALRQLVDTLDGIPAYVTGRRSDILVWNRMAAAVFGDWSELPPQERNWARMVFLRPEYRDLYLDWEQKAADIVSYLRMDAGCHPDDPRLSALVGELSVKSEEFRRLWATHDVREKSHGVKRMCHPLVGDLTLCFESFRLPDDQEQTLITYHAEPGSPSADALRLLASWGTVASGVGRAG, from the coding sequence ATGGACGAACAGCCCGAAGCCGTAGCCGCCGCCGGGGCCACCGGCGCACTGGACCGGCGTGCCGAGCTCAGTGAGTTTCTGCGCACCCGGCGTGCCCGGCTGAAGCCGGAGGACGTGGGCCTGCCGAGCTTCGGACGGCACCGTCGGGTGCCCGGGCTGCGGCGGGAGGAGCTGGCCCAGCTCGCGGGTGTGTCGGTGGCGTACTACACGCGGCTCGAACAGGGCAACGGGCGCAATGTGTCGGCGGAGGTACTCGACGCGATCGCGCGCGCCCTGCGCCTGACCGGCGCCGAGCACGCCCACCTCACGCATCTCGCGAAGCCGAAGGCCCACAAGAAGAAGCCGTCGAGCCGGCCGCAGCAGGTGCGGGGTGCCCTGCGGCAGCTGGTGGACACGCTGGACGGGATTCCCGCGTACGTCACGGGCCGACGCTCGGACATCCTCGTCTGGAACCGGATGGCGGCGGCGGTGTTCGGGGACTGGTCGGAGCTGCCGCCGCAGGAGCGGAACTGGGCGCGGATGGTGTTCCTGCGGCCCGAGTACCGGGACCTCTATCTCGACTGGGAGCAGAAGGCGGCCGACATCGTCAGCTATCTGCGGATGGACGCGGGGTGCCATCCGGACGATCCGCGGCTGTCGGCGCTGGTGGGGGAGCTGTCGGTGAAGAGCGAGGAGTTCCGGCGACTGTGGGCGACGCACGACGTCAGGGAGAAGAGCCATGGGGTGAAGCGGATGTGCCACCCCTTGGTCGGCGACCTCACACTCTGCTTCGAGTCGTTCCGCCTCCCCGACGACCAGGAGCAGACGCTGATCACCTACCACGCCGAACCGGGCTCCCCGTCGGCCGACGCACTACGCCTTCTGGCGAGCTGGGGCACGGTGGCCTCCGGCGTGGGGCGGGCTGGCTGA